A single genomic interval of Candidatus Cloacimonadota bacterium harbors:
- a CDS encoding ribosome assembly cofactor RimP: MLEKIEKIAKEACLQNDVDLYDVEIKNTTKGKIILVSLTKINGVSITECRNVSRMISNVLDMEDIIPGKFFLEVSSPGLERELKLKKHYLSAINEKIKLTFKMEDKIMTEIGILREVLPDLINVEIEDKIVSVFFRDIKKAKTYFDFKK; encoded by the coding sequence ATGTTAGAGAAAATTGAAAAAATAGCAAAAGAAGCCTGTCTGCAGAATGATGTTGATCTCTATGATGTGGAGATCAAAAACACCACTAAAGGCAAGATTATTCTTGTTTCTCTTACTAAAATCAATGGAGTTTCGATCACAGAATGTCGGAATGTCAGCAGGATGATCAGCAATGTTCTTGATATGGAAGATATCATTCCGGGGAAATTTTTTCTTGAAGTTTCATCTCCCGGATTGGAAAGAGAACTGAAATTAAAGAAGCACTATCTCAGTGCTATTAATGAAAAAATTAAATTAACTTTCAAGATGGAAGATAAAATTATGACTGAAATTGGGATTTTAAGAGAAGTATTACCCGATCTCATCAATGTCGAAATTGAAGATAAAATTGTTTCGGTTTTTTTTCGGGATATAAAAAAAGCAAAAACATATTTTGATTTCAAGAAATAA
- the nusA gene encoding transcription termination factor NusA: MSANLMASLAELAALKQLDKGKLAEIIKESLLQAVSKKLTSENELEITADFETSKICVKFNKIVVERDVSLGEISLEDAFYYKEDAELGDKIPVEMPIYEFEPKIIRNARKSILEKIKLLEEDRIMFDYEKQKHQIVTGKVRKIDYNGLIVNIGYADALLPLEEQVEGEFFKIGDMIRAYVVNIRKRKNDVIVILSRTRPEFVKKIFEIEIPEINSKEIEIKKIVRDPGMRTKVAVISNNKKVDATASCLGPKGIRIEQIRQEINGELIDIVLWDDSPEQLVANAIGSDLVEKVYLAERGNFARIIVSEKNKNLAIGKRGKNVKLAAKLTDYKLDIYTEEEFENKISEERRITSHISDLDGVTPKISEVLRFHGYTSVQDIFEASVDELCHLEGLGKKTAIKLKESAEYF, encoded by the coding sequence ATGAGTGCGAACTTAATGGCATCATTAGCAGAACTGGCAGCTCTGAAGCAATTAGATAAAGGCAAATTAGCAGAGATCATCAAGGAAAGTTTGTTACAAGCAGTTTCCAAAAAACTGACTTCTGAAAATGAGTTAGAAATAACTGCAGATTTTGAAACCAGTAAAATCTGTGTGAAATTCAATAAAATTGTTGTAGAAAGAGATGTATCTCTTGGTGAGATTTCTTTGGAAGATGCCTTTTATTATAAAGAAGACGCAGAATTGGGAGATAAAATTCCTGTTGAAATGCCGATCTATGAGTTTGAACCCAAAATTATCAGGAATGCCAGGAAATCAATTTTAGAAAAAATAAAATTACTAGAAGAAGACCGGATAATGTTCGATTATGAAAAGCAGAAGCATCAAATCGTAACCGGGAAAGTCAGGAAAATCGATTATAATGGTTTGATCGTAAATATCGGATATGCAGATGCTCTGTTACCGTTAGAAGAACAGGTAGAAGGTGAGTTTTTTAAAATTGGTGATATGATCAGAGCGTATGTGGTCAATATCCGCAAAAGAAAGAATGATGTAATCGTGATCTTGTCCCGCACCCGTCCGGAATTTGTTAAAAAAATATTTGAAATAGAAATACCGGAGATCAATTCTAAAGAGATTGAAATCAAGAAAATTGTGCGTGATCCGGGAATGCGGACAAAGGTTGCAGTCATATCTAATAATAAAAAAGTCGATGCTACAGCAAGTTGTTTAGGACCAAAAGGTATTCGCATCGAGCAGATCAGACAGGAAATAAACGGAGAACTGATCGATATTGTTTTATGGGATGATTCTCCTGAACAATTAGTAGCAAATGCGATTGGCTCTGATCTCGTGGAAAAAGTTTATCTTGCTGAGAGAGGAAATTTTGCACGAATAATTGTTTCGGAAAAAAATAAAAATCTGGCGATCGGTAAAAGAGGGAAAAATGTCAAACTTGCAGCCAAGTTGACTGATTATAAACTCGATATTTATACGGAAGAAGAATTTGAAAATAAAATTTCCGAAGAACGTCGGATCACAAGTCATATCAGTGATTTAGACGGAGTTACTCCTAAAATATCGGAAGTTTTACGGTTTCATGGATATACTTCGGTTCAGGATATATTTGAAGCATCTGTCGATGAATTGTGCCACTTGGAAGGTCTTGGCAAAAAAACTGCGATCAAGCTCAAGGAATCAGCAGAATATTTCTAA